In Coffea arabica cultivar ET-39 chromosome 9e, Coffea Arabica ET-39 HiFi, whole genome shotgun sequence, the genomic window GTTAAAAGTGATGTCAACCAACAACCAGATGTCATTTCAATTTATCACAAACATGTCAGACTTCAGCACAAGGAACTATCAAACTTACTAAGAATGCTCAAGATGCAATAAAAGCTTACCTGGATTTGGAAAGAACCTTCTGCGATCCTTTGGACAAGCCTTAAAGAGAGCATTTTGAGGATTGAAGATTTCTTGACAAACCAAGAAAAACCACTCCCGCAACACTCCAGGTCCAGTAGCTTCCTCATTCTTGAACTCCATAAATAAGCCAGCACGCAATGAGTCAGAGGCTGCATTGGCAATGTATTCAAATGACTCTGATAATAACTGCGACCTATCAATAAGCATCTCATGCAGCTCCTCATAATCATCCTTTACCTCAGGCAGTAACATCATTGCTAAATGCCTCCTCACCTCAAAGTTAGTCACTTCCTTATGGTCAGTAATCCAATCATTATCATCACTCCTCTTTGCAAATTTGAGAACCAGATAACATAACGCCACCTTTCTTTGCCCCATATGCGTCCAAAATATCTCCTCAGCACCCTTGTACAATTTTGATATGCTACCCAGTTCTTTCAAAATAGTAAGATACTGGCACCAACCAGGTAAAAGATGCTCTCCCTTCCCTTTCTCAGCAGCTGCCAAATGCTCCTCCAATTTCTTTAAGCATAGGTCCATCTTCCCcaacaaatcatcaaaaattacaCGCAGAGATTTTATCTCATCAGCATAATATGGTACGTTACACTGCCCAGCAATACCACCACCACCAGCAGCTGCACGGAGCCTATTAATGCCCAAGTGAAATGCAATTGTATTCCTTATCGGAAATGAAAAGGCAACAAAATCGAGCACATCACCTACTGCTGGTCCACCACCTGTGCTTGACTCTAAACTCGATGCTAAGTCCTGTGACAACCTACCCGCCAACTCACGAAGAAATGTAAATATCTCTATGACAGCAATACCTCCATCCTTGGACATTTTAGTCTCCCTGCCCCCAAAGCCAACATATTCTACCATCGAACCTAAGCAACTACGACAAGTATTGTACAAAGGGTCCTCAATCCCAGCTCCCCTACCCAATAACTTACAGAACTCTAAAACTAAGTGAGCCAAATGCCCGTAAACCTGTCCCTTGCAAAAGGTCTTGCAATTCTGGATGAAATGCTTAATGCAATCATCAGCACAATCTCTATTACTCTTTACAGGTGACAAGTAAAGCATTACCAGGGCGGCAGGCACAGAAGACGAAAGGAATATCTGGAGGTAAGAGATGGATGATTCTACGTCTTCATCTTTCTGGGGAATGTCGTTGAGGAATTCGGCAAGGCGCGATTTCACGGTAGGCCCCACGGGTCGGGTCCGGTCGCCCTTGTAAAGATGTAAAATTTTGGACAACATATCGTCGACGCAGTGCCAAGCATTGGGATGCCTAGTGCTGCGCATGCGGCTGACTAGTTGCAAGCCGGTGTCGTTTTGGACGTCACATTCCGACAGCGACTGCTCCCACTGGAGCTGCTTCCCCCGGTAAATTAGCCTCTGCTCCTCGATAGGAATTCCGGTGACCGACTGAATTTTCTCGTGAACTGACTTGACGGAGTCGGAAGGATCGGCGTGGATGACGAGCGTCTTACCGCCGGAGAGCATCCGTACAAAGAACTGGAGTCCAGGAGCGAAgaatgaggaggaggaggaggaggcgcTGCTGCCGCCGCCGCTGGAGTCGTCGTCATCGGAGGAGGCAACGGCGGCAGCTGACGATTCCGAGGACGAGGGTGAAGATGATCGGGAGGGTTGGGAGGGATGAAGAGGACGGGGGCAGGTGAAGGAAGGGGCAAGATGGTCTTTTCGCATCCTGGCCAAGGCGGGGAAGAAGGAGTTTCCTAGGGAGAACAAGTCGTCGTCGTCGGAATCATCAGAGTCGCTGTGAAAGTCGTCCAGCTTGCGCTTGATGGAATtggcggtggtggtggtggagacgGTCCAATTGTGGATGGTTTCGAGGCGAGAGGACATTTGGGAAAGGAGGCGAGAGGTTTTaggcaaaaaaacaaaaagaaagggaaaaaaggggATGGACCGAAACCCACCGAATCGGAATTCAATAAATCTGAAGGAGAAAGGCCATGGGACGAAAACCTAAGCTGCTAGGAGGCGGGTTGGTGGAGTAGGGACTGATGTGTGAGTGTGTAGAAAAGAAGAGGAAGGTGATAACGATGGATGATCATGAGAAGGGACTGAGCGGACTTCACCCACAGCCAGAGAGAGAGGACTAGCGCTGCCGCGACCACTGAACAGTGAGAATAGAGGGATTAGTAGACCTAGGAATTAGTTGAAATGACTAAAGAGGACTGATTTCTGCTTTGCCGCAACGCATTACGATTACAGTCTGTCTGaccctgttttccttttttatgcTGATCCCCATTCCGATGTTGGCTGTCTACGTCTACGTATATATATCTATTGTTGGACATTGGATATTGATGAGTTTTCTTGTAGGGTGGTTTAAAACAAATTGACGCTTAAGGTTCTGGGGATTGATGTGAATTTGGATAATTATTTCTAAAccctattttatttattttttatgcctaataaaaacaaaaatatgatGATGTTATCCAACAGCTTTTTTTTCTCTCGTATTAGAAGAACTTATATATATGACTCCAAGGCCATTGATTGTtgtgtttatatatatacacacacggGCAAATATATAAGATATTGACATACAGTACACATCAAACTAATACACATCATGTACATATGGATTTTCTTCGAAATTGAATCAGCGAGCGATGGTTTTAACTTTTAACATGCGCGCGGCCGACTTGTAGCTGACAATTAAGCCTGCATCTTATAAGCCAGCCGAGTTTGGATTAGAGTGTTTGGGAGCTTttgttacaaaataaaaaaagaaaagaatattaTTGTAAGTAATGCGAAGtatatgaaattaaaaaaa contains:
- the LOC113710243 gene encoding E3 ubiquitin-protein ligase UPL5-like isoform X2: MSSRLETIHNWTVSTTTTANSIKRKLDDFHSDSDDSDDDDLFSLGNSFFPALARMRKDHLAPSFTCPRPLHPSQPSRSSSPSSSESSAAAVASSDDDDSSGGGSSASSSSSSFFAPGLQFFVRMLSGGKTLVIHADPSDSVKSVHEKIQSVTGIPIEEQRLIYRGKQLQWEQSLSECDVQNDTGLQLVSRMRSTRHPNAWHCVDDMLSKILHLYKGDRTRPVGPTVKSRLAEFLNDIPQKDEDVESSISYLQIFLSSSVPAALVMLYLSPVKSNRDCADDCIKHFIQNCKTFCKGQVYGHLAHLVLEFCKLLGRGAGIEDPLYNTCRSCLGSMVEYVGFGGRETKMSKDGGIAVIEIFTFLRELAGRLSQDLASSLESSTGGGPAVGDVLDFVAFSFPIRNTIAFHLGINRLRAAAGGGGIAGQCNVPYYADEIKSLRVIFDDLLGKMDLCLKKLEEHLAAAEKGKGEHLLPGWCQYLTILKELGSISKLYKGAEEIFWTHMGQRKVALCYLVLKFAKRSDDNDWITDHKEVTNFEVRRHLAMMLLPEVKDDYEELHEMLIDRSQLLSESFEYIANAASDSLRAGLFMEFKNEEATGPGVLREWFFLVCQEIFNPQNALFKACPKDRRRFFPNPASKVNPLHLDYYKFCGRVIALALMHKIQVGIVLDRAFVLQLAGKGVSLEDIQDVDPYLYNSCKQILEMDPEVVDQDVLGLTFVQEVEELGTRKVIELCPDGQNIVVNSKNRKKYVDFLIEHRFVTSISEPVRKFGEGFSNIMSGSSIHIHKSFFQSLEPEDLNWMLRGSENAISVEDWIAHTELNGYKDTDPQISWFWKVALV
- the LOC113710243 gene encoding E3 ubiquitin-protein ligase UPL5-like isoform X1, which translates into the protein MSSRLETIHNWTVSTTTTANSIKRKLDDFHSDSDDSDDDDLFSLGNSFFPALARMRKDHLAPSFTCPRPLHPSQPSRSSSPSSSESSAAAVASSDDDDSSGGGSSASSSSSSFFAPGLQFFVRMLSGGKTLVIHADPSDSVKSVHEKIQSVTGIPIEEQRLIYRGKQLQWEQSLSECDVQNDTGLQLVSRMRSTRHPNAWHCVDDMLSKILHLYKGDRTRPVGPTVKSRLAEFLNDIPQKDEDVESSISYLQIFLSSSVPAALVMLYLSPVKSNRDCADDCIKHFIQNCKTFCKGQVYGHLAHLVLEFCKLLGRGAGIEDPLYNTCRSCLGSMVEYVGFGGRETKMSKDGGIAVIEIFTFLRELAGRLSQDLASSLESSTGGGPAVGDVLDFVAFSFPIRNTIAFHLGINRLRAAAGGGGIAGQCNVPYYADEIKSLRVIFDDLLGKMDLCLKKLEEHLAAAEKGKGEHLLPGWCQYLTILKELGSISKLYKGAEEIFWTHMGQRKVALCYLVLKFAKRSDDNDWITDHKEVTNFEVRRHLAMMLLPEVKDDYEELHEMLIDRSQLLSESFEYIANAASDSLRAGLFMEFKNEEATGPGVLREWFFLVCQEIFNPQNALFKACPKDRRRFFPNPASKVNPLHLDYYKFCGRVIALALMHKIQVGIVLDRAFVLQLAGKGVSLEDIQDVDPYLYNSCKQILEMDPEVVDQDVLGLTFVQEVEELGTRKVIELCPDGQNIVVNSKNRKKYVDFLIEHRFVTSISEPVRKFGEGFSNIMSGSSIHIHKSFFQSLEPEDLNWMLRGSENAISVEDWIAHTELNGYKDTDPQISWFWKIVEQMSAEQKKILLFFWTSIKHLPIEGFGGLASKLYIYRTLEPNDRLPSSHTCFYRLCFPPYPSMPIMQDRLSLITQEHVGCSFGTW